From the genome of Gymnogyps californianus isolate 813 chromosome 29, ASM1813914v2, whole genome shotgun sequence:
CTCGCTCCCCCCAGGTGGGTGCTGACCCCCACCCCGCCTACGACAGCATCCTGAGCCACCTCGGGAGCATCCCCTACGCAGGTGAGCGAACGGCGCGCGAGCGAGGGGGTAGCGAGGGGAGACAGCAGGGAAAACACGCGGCGGAGAGGGGGGGGACACCCCCAAAATCCCCTTCCAAGCCCCCCCAACTgctcccccgtcccccccccgcccagggCAGACGACGGCCATCCCCTCCTTCAGCGTGCAGGACCTGCTGCCCCCGCGCCTGGACCTCTACTACCGGTACAACGGGTCCCTCACCACCCCCCCCTGCTTCCAGGGCGTTCTCTGGACCCTCTTCCAGCAGCCCGTCCGCATCAGCCTGGCCCAGGTAGGACCCATTTTGGGGTGAAAACCCCCTGCTTTTTGGGGGTGGGCAGCCCcaccgctccccccccccctgcctatttcagctggagcagctccaggGAACCCTTTACTCCACGGCGGCGGccgagccccagccccagcgccTGGTGGATAATTTTCGGGTCCCGCAGGAGCTCAACCAGCGGCTGGTGCTGTCATCCGTCCCCAGGGGTGAGAGCcggcccggggagggggtgggCTGGGAAgggccccccccccgcacccctgAAATGGCTCCCGGAGCCCCGGCTGGGTGCGAGGCTGCGGCGCTGAGCCCCGGCTCTTCTCTTGCAGGGCCCGAGGGGTATTCGACAGGTACGGCCTGGCTgagggggggggtgggtgggatgggggggttCATggccccccccacctcccccagtCCCCCCCTGAGCCCTCTGCGGGGTGACGCAGGTGAAGTCGTCGCCATCATCTTCGGCGCCGTCTCCGGCTGCCTCGGCCTCTTCCTCACCGTCCACTTTGTGGCCAAGAGGATGCGGTGAGAGGCCCCCACCCCGAGGagggatcccccccccccatagcAGGGGACCCTGGACCCCCAAATCAGAGGGTCCGGACCCCCACAGGGGAGGGTCTCTCTCACCTCAGCCCTTCTCCCCCCGCGAGGCAGAGCGAGGAGGGCGCAGGAGCAGGACGTCGTGTTCAAAGCCTCTTCCCGCCGCACCCCCTCAGACGACGGCACCCATCCTTGAACCCCCACCCACCCCGGGCCGGGCTGTGAGGGaccccccgccgccccccagcCCTCCGCCGGTGCCAGAGGAGCCggctggggctcagccccacTGCAAATAAAGCCCCTTCCTCACCGCCCGGCACTGGCGGCTCTTTGCTGGGGAGGGAACGGGGCCGCTCGCTGAGGGGCTTTGGGGCCAGATCCTGTGAACCCCGAGAAACCGGGAACACTGGGGTGCTGCCCCCgaagctgggagcagagcaagATGGGGGGGGACCgactcctctcccccccccccccatcacaGAAGGCGCCTGGGTGCCGTGGTACCCGTCGCTTTGTTAAAAGGGTTTTACTCTgaatcaaaaaaataatttacccCCCCCCCTTGCCCTCCCAGTTGCACAGCAGGGTAACGAGCGCTCCCCCAGCGGGGAGCAGAAAGGGGGTGAGTGGGGCAGAGCACCCCTCTTCCTGGCTCCCCCCAACCCCGAGAGCATCACCCCGCTTCCGCAGAGGCCGAGCGGGGAACGGCAGCAGGctgcgccgggccggggccgcaCCGAGGGCAGggtgccccccgccccggggtgGGGAAAATGCGAGGGAAGGGGGGGTCCTGCCCCGAGCCCCTCAAGCCCGGCCGCACCACAAAGCACCCGGCCccccctcctgccttccccgcGCTCACCCTGTGGCCATAccctgtaaggaaaaaaaaaaaaagtctaacgAAGTCGCTAACGAAGCTAACGGGGCGCCCACGGGTACCGGTCGGATcccaaaaaaatcccttccGGAGCGGGCCGGGGCACGGAGCCGCCTCTGTGCCACCGAGAAGGGCCAGGGCTCGGCCGGGCGGCAGCACCGGAGGAACAAACCGCAGAGGCGAAGGCAGCGTCGTGACCTTCCAGCTGCCGAGAAGAGGGCACTTGGGTacggcggcggcgcgggcagcgcgggcagcgcaggcagcacGAGCGGGCAGGGCCGCGGCTGCCGCTCAGTCCTCGAAAGGCACCTGCAGTGCTGAGTACATCATCACTCTGCTGTCGTCCTCCTGCTTACctgggggggggcagaaaggagagagagggtGAGCgtgggggggggagcagggttgttttgggggtgCGGGGCTGTCTGGGGTTCGCAGGAGCCCCCGTTAGCCAGGAGACGTGGCCCCCGTTCAACGAAAGGGAGACGGTGACAGGCAAGAGCCGTCCTCCCCCGTCCCAGCAGCTCCGGGCCCCCCTGCGCCCCGGCACCCGTCTCCAACCCCCCAGCACCTAAAAAGAGGACAGAGACCCATCAGAAAAGCCCCCGCGTCGCGGCGGTGCCCCCTCCCCgtcacacacaccccccccccttacAGGAGAGGCACTTGAGGATGTTGCGGAAGGAGCCCCCGGCAGTGAAGAAGGCCCAGAGGCCCGTGCAGAGGGTGATGATGAAGATGGGGACCAGGCTGGCCTCGTACCAGGGGTTCAGGAACGTCTGGGGGACAGAGAGAGCAGCGTTAGGAACGTCACCGCCTGCCAGCcgcccccacagccccccccctCCCAACCAGCCAcggggggggaaaggggagccCCTccaagcagagcagagctccgGTAAGCCTGGCTTAAACTCCTGCCGAGCGATTTCCCACCAGGAGCTTGGCAGTTAATCCTCCGTCCGACCCCCAGTCCTTCGCTAACCCTCCTTCCCCCGAGCGCACCCCAACAGGCTGCCCCGGGCAGGAGGTGCCCAAGGGGGCCGCGACTCGCCCCCCAGCTCCGAGGCAGGGATTTAGGGAGAGTGGAGCAGCAGCgggtgtccccatgtccccctcCCCATGCCCAGACGGGCGTCCGATGACGGCCGCGGCCGCTTTACTTTGGGGCCAGCTCGCGGTGCAGGTCCGGTCGGCTCTGGCTCGTCAAACTCACCAGCCCCGAGGTGAGGAGGTGACTGGCGACCAccagccccaggcaccagtaGCGGCGTTTTTCGCAGGCGTCGAAGAAAATCACTCCCCAGAAGGTGTGGAGCAAGACGAGGGCCATGGTGAGGAACGCTGGGGGAAAGAGAGCGACACAGAGCCCCTCAGACCTCGTCaccgccttcctcctcctcgcctcGGTGAAGGGCCACGCCGCCGGGGTCGGACTCCGGCTCTAACCGGCGCTGCCGCAGCACCCCGGGCACGAGCCCACGTCCCGCGGCACGTGCTGGCCCCCAGCCTCACCGGATGTGATGAAGTAGTACGGCGAGTCCCCGTGGATCCCGACGATGCCCGGCCCGATGGAGTCCGCCAGGATGTTAATGACGGAAAACACGCCGCTGATGATGCCGAAGGACAGGCCCGAGACTGCGGAGGGAGAAGGGAGTCAGCCAAGAGCGACCGCGGCCGTGCTACCTCCACCACGAGCCCCAGACTCAGCAAGCGGGCTCGGGGAAAGGCgggagagcaggaaaaagagtTGGGAAGGCGGCATTAGCCCGGCGGGCTCATCAACACCACCACCCGTCTCCGATACCCAAGCATCCCGCTGCCAGGCAGCCCCGGAAGAGCGCGGGGAGGTCAGCGACAGCCCAAGCCCGGCCTGCGTTCGTGCTCACCGTAAGCCATCTGCCTGAGGGAGATGGGGGACCGGCCGTCCTCGCTGATCGTCGCCAGGCCTTCATCCGCTTTCCTGCTCGGGCGGGAGAGAAAGCGTGAGCGGCCGGTTTGGAACAGGGGCCTCGTCatgcaggagaggggaagggataGTTATAAACGAGCCTGGGGCGAGGAGGAACAGCTCGCTCCCGGGATCTAACGAGGAAGATACTTTGTGGGGTTCCCCGGACAAAAAGCAGAGGTTGGGCACCGACCGCAGCTACCGGAACAAGCCAGCCGGCCCCACGGGGCGCGCGGAGGCCGCCCTCGGACAGGCTCTTACTTCAGCAGCTTGAAGTAGGCGAATCTGAAAGCTTCCTGCAGCAGGACGGAGACGGCAGCCCCGAAGATGAGGAGGCCGTACTGCAGCTTGGCGTCCTCCCGGTCGCTGAGATGGACCGAAACGAACCAGATCAGAGAGGCCAGGAGCAGCGACACCAGCCAGAAAAACGCcctggggagagaggaacaGCAAGCTGACGCTCCAGAGCTCAGAATCACGCAAACACGTGCCAAACCGCTTGCTTGGTTCGCCCAGGCTCCGGGTCACACGTTTGTGGGCTGCCTGGTCATTGTCACGTGAGGAAGGCAGGCGAAGGAAGTGTGTGgctgaaaaccaaacagattcAGAAGCCGaaatcctcctttctcttctcagagCCGCAACGACCTGCTCGAGGAAAGCTGCTGCCCTGCGAGGCGGGGAAGGATGCTCAATGTTTCGCTCCCTTGAAGGTTAAACAGGGGTCTGCCCTCGGAAAGCCAAGCGTGGTGGGACGCAGCCGGCTCGGAGCCGCTCCTCTCGCTCTTTTTTAAATAGCGAATCCCCCCCTGGTGACACACGGGGCGGGAGTCGTGACCCCGGGCACCGACAGAACGAGCTGAACACTTAACGGGTGGCATGTCGCTGCTCCCAGCTGCGGCTCGGCTCTCCCAGCACGAGGAAGGCTTTCGGCTTTGGTTCTTGCCCGGCCCGCGTAAAGCCCACGCGTTCTCTCACCTGCGAGACGCGTGAGGGACCCCAAAGCGAGGGGACCCCGGTACAGGGAcagccccctcccaccccctaCAAATTCACAGCCTCATCCCACCCACACAGGCCATTTCCCAAACCCTCCTCAGGCCCCCCCCAGCCACAGCCTGCCCCCAGCCACCCCAGAGCTGCCCCCCAGGGTGCTGCCTCCCACCCCAGACCTCCTCAACTGCCCCAAGGTCTCCCCTTCAGCCCCTCCGCACGCTGCCTCGgcctgcccagggctgcctgccccTCTCAGACACCCTCAACTGCCCCCTACGCCCCCTCCAGTGCTGCCTGTACCTGAGACTCCCTCAGCCCCCCCATCTACCCTCTCTAAGCTGCCAACCCCGCTGTGGCCCCCTCAATTACCCCAGAACTGCCCCCCTCACCACCTCAATCCTGCCTGCCCCATCACCCCCCCTCAACTGTCCCCATCACCCCCaccgctgctgcctgccctgccccagaCCCCCCCCATCTGCCCCAGAACTgcccccacagccccccacTGCCTCCTCAGAGCTGCCTACCCCTCAGAACACCCCAACTGCCTCCCTCAGCCCCCCTCAATGCTCCCTGaccccccagctgccccagaACTGCCCCCCTCGGCCCCCCTCAATGCTCTCTGacccccccagctgccccagaACTGCCCCCACAGCCCCCCTCAATGCTCTCTGaccccccagctgccccagaACTGCCCCCACTGCCCCCTCAGAGCTGCCTACCCCTCAGAACACCCCAACTGCCCCCCTCAGCCCCCTCAATGCTCTCTGACCCCTCGCTGCCCAGAACTGCCCCCCTCAATGTTCTCTGACCCTCCAGCTGCCCCAGAACTGCCCCAGAACTGCCCCCCTCAATGCTCTCTGaccccccagctgccccagaACTGCCCCCACTGCCCCCTCAGAGCTGCCTACCCCTCAGAACACCCCAACTGCCCCAGAACTGCCCCCCCCAATGCTCTCTGACCCCTCAGCTGCCCCAGAACAGCCCCCTCAGCCCCCCTCAATGCTCCCTGacccccccagctgccccagaACTGCCCCCACAGAGCTGCCTACCCCTCAGAACACCCCAACTGCCCCAgaactgccccccccccaatgcTCTCTGACCCCCCCGCTGCCCCAGAACGGCCCCCTCAGCCCCACAGGCCCCTCGGGCCTGCCCTAAAGCCCTCCCCAGGCCCCCCCAAAAGGCCCCCCCAGGGACCCCCGCCGGGCTCACCCCGCCACCAGCACGATGACCCGCAGCGGCTCCGCCGCCACCGTCAGGAGAACGAGGGCGAGCGCCGGCCCGAAGGCGATACCGGCGCAGCCGAAGAAGACGGCGGCCCCCatggcggcggggcggggcggggcggggcggggccgcgcggGGCACGCCGGGAGCTGTAGTCCTCTGGGCGGGAAcagcgccccctggcggcggGGAGGCCGCGCCGCGCTGCGGGagtcggggaggggggggtaGGACCAGCCCCGGGGATGCTCccggaggcgggggggggggggagcccctCTGCACCCCAAAAACCCCTCCAGCCGAGAGGGTGGGCGCGGGCTGTGCAACCCCCCCGGACACCCCGGGATCTGGGGAGGGTCCCTGGGCTGGGGGACACGCTGGGCACGCCACGCCATTGCCGCAGGACGCTGCCAAAGCCCAAAGCTCTTTATTTCGGCCTCTTCGGCCAAGCGGGTAGCGCAGCCCCAGCGCCCCGCCGGGGTTCGGACGGTGATGCCGGGGGCTTCAGGCACAGAGGGACACGCTCCGGGGTTGGGGTTGTCACCACATCTGGCTGCGGGTCACAGCGTGGGCCCTGCCGGGCCCGCCGAAGACCAGCTGGGCGTACGTCAGCTCTCCCTGCGGGTGACAATGCCCTCAGAGCCGTCCCCGCACCCCCAGTTCCCCCGTCTGGCAGCGACCGTCCCCTGCCGCCTGCGGTCCCCGAGCAGAGGGACGCCAtctccctgccagcccggcGGCACCCGGGGGCCGCAGGGCCTCACCTCACCCTCCCGCGACGCAGGCGGCTCCGGGGTCCCGGGCTGGTGGCCTGGAGGGGACAGAGCGGGGAGACGTGTCACCAGCATGGGGATGGAGGGGACCGAGGGGGATGATGGAGCGGGATGAAGAGGGattggggatggagggggatCAGGGATGGAGGGGTCACAGCGAGACGGACAGGACATTGGGGGACAGCGGGGGACATGGTGGGAtgcccccccccggcccgtGCCGCGCTCCTTACCCATCGGCGTggggcggcggaggcggcggatGCTGAGgcagaggctgagcagcagcagcaccacggCCCCGGCCAGGACCCCGATGCCGGGAGTCACGCAGCTGcctgggggagaggggctggctCGTCCCactgtccccccccccccccccagacccccccatccccccaCCCTGGGGCCAAGCCATCccctctgcctcagtttccccagggGTTCCCCCGTACTCACCCGTGGTCCTGTGCAGCTCCGCGCTCCTGCGGACGGGGGGCCCGGAGGCGTTGAAGCTCACCTCGCagagccccccggcccccccggccgTGCCCATGGGGCTGATGAGCGGCCCCACgccgccccccagccccagcaccccccccggcccccccggccAGGAGACGAGGACGGGGCCAGCGGTGGCACCCACGGCACAGACCGGGCTGGAGGGGGCCTGGGGGTCCCCGCGGGGTGCCAGCACCCGCACCCAGCTCCCGGCCCTCCAGCTGTCTGCAACAgggagagggggctgcagcGGGGTCTGACGTGGGCACGGATCCGGGATGGAGGGGATGGAGGCGGATGGAGAGGATGgagggggacagaggaggatgaaggggatggagagggatggagaggatggagagggatggagaggatgaaggggatggagagggatggagaagatggagggggacagagggggatgaaggggatggagagggatggagaggatggagggggatggagaggatgaaggggatggagagggacagaggaggatgaaggggatggagagggatggagaggatggagggggacagagggggatgaaggggatggagagggatggagaggatgGAGGGGGATGGAGAGGATGGAGGTGGAAGAGGGGGATgaaggggatggagagggatggagaagatggagggggacagagggggatgaaggggatggagagggatggagaggatggagggggatggagaggatggagggggacagaggaggatgaaggggatggagagggatggagaggatggagagggatggagaggatgGAGGTGGAAGAGGGGGATgaaggggatggagagggatggagaggatgGAGGGGGACGGAGAGGGGTGGAGAGGGATGAGGGGTGGCAGATGGGGACGGAGGCGGACACGGGATGGAGAGGGACAGCGGGGCTGGTAGACAGGGATGGAGGATGCTGGAgggggacaggacaggacagtgGGGGACAGCAGGGGACGCGAAACATGGGGGTAACACGGGGGCCGTGGGGGTCCCACTCCCCAGTGAAGCTGCCGTCCTACCTCCCACCAGCAGCGTGGTGCCGCTGCCGAAAAGCCAGTACCGAATGTGGTGGCAGGCACACAGGTAGAGGCCGGTGTCGTTGGGGCGGGCGCTGGCGATGCGCAGGGTGACATTGTGCCCCGTCCACTTGCAGGAGAACCTCTCCTTCGTCCCTTTCCTGCAGTTCAGGACCAGGTCAGGCCCATCCTTGCCGCGCCGGTACCAGGACAAAGTCAATTTGCTCTCCATGTCCTCGCCGGCATCGCAACCGATCTCCACCGTCTCCCCGGGCTTCACAACCAGGACGGGCTGAGGCTGGTGCAGCCTCAGCAGcgctgccggggctgcggggaccAACCGGGGGCTcattcccccaccccagcctccagcccagccctgccgtaACCCCCTGccgcccccaccccagcagccagTTGTTCCAAAAAGCCCAGAAATCTCCCCAAACCGGGGGCCTGGctgccctcccccagccccggccccccgccaCCCACCCAGGCAGAGCCACAGCAGCCCCGCGGGGACCAGCGAGCCCCCGGCTGCCATCGGTGGCCAGTGCCGCAATGGAGGGGCCAGCTCCTCCCCGGGGCCGAgcccttctgcagagctgccaccGCTGCCGAAACCACGGGGGGCCCCGGGCAGCAACGTGCCCCCACCCTCCTGGCTTCGTCACCGGGGACGTAGTGGCCGCTCGGCCACGCGTCGCATCCCGGAGCATCTCCGGCAGGAGGGTACCGGGGGTGGGATGCCATCGCGCGCACCTCGCCCCCCCCCAGTGCCGAAGCCTCCGAGCaaaatttggggatttttggAGCATCGTGGGGGAATAAACCCGCCTGGGCGATGCTCTGAGCCGCGGGGATGCTGAACCCCTCCCCAAAACCTCCAAAATGGAGAGAAAATCGTTTCTGGAGGCAAAACCCGGGCGAGATGCTGCAGGTCCTGAGCCAGGCGCTGCATGGGACcaggctcggggggggggggggaaatttGGGGGGGTTTAAGCATTTTGGGGATGCTGGGGGATGGAGATGGCCCCAGTCAGGAGCAAACTGGGGCTGGGTCCCCCCTCTTGACCCTGCCTGGGTCCCAAACGTGCTGAAATCACAGAAATCGCATCGCCACCGCCGGTTTTTGGGCAATTCCCGGGAGCACCTGATGGAAAGtctccccccgccaccccccaccatccccctgcaccccaaaaCGCCCTTCAAAGGGATTAAAAACTGCAAAGCCAttcccagcccccagccctgccgctgccTTTCCTGCTGCGGTTCGGCACACCGGGCCCTCGGCCAAACCGGCGCTGAAAAACATCACCGACTCCCGTTgctgggcgggggggaaggtgtttggTGTCAATAAACCCTATAGAAGTGACAAAATACAGCAGCGAGGCCGACCGCAGCCGTCTCCAGCTCGAGCAAAGCCTCtagctgctgcagaaaggcagaacatatatattatatattgcATGAATTATATATACTCCTCTCGTTGGCTGATGCCATGCTCCGGGGGCTATTCCCGGTGGCTCCCACGCGGGAGCTTGGGGAAATCTAGCCCAAAGTCCAAGAGCGAGCAAAACGTTTGCCTTGGAGAGCAGAAAACCAGGGGACGACGAAGCCCAGGGCTCCTCGGAGAGACGGGCAGGGGGATGAAAGCCCCCGTTGCAACACAGAGCTggaattaaaattcagttttgc
Proteins encoded in this window:
- the CA14 gene encoding carbonic anhydrase 14, translated to MLRALLLLGGLAPALPAGPHWAYEGPHGQQHWPEGHPACGGRAQSPIDIQTQRAQPDPSLPPVRPVGYHRPGTPTFTLANNGHTAVLALPPSLRLQGLPHSFAAAQLHFHWGRPGRTGGAEHLLDGHRAPAEMHVVHYDAERYANASEAQHHAGGLAVLGVLLEVGADPHPAYDSILSHLGSIPYAGQTTAIPSFSVQDLLPPRLDLYYRYNGSLTTPPCFQGVLWTLFQQPVRISLAQLEQLQGTLYSTAAAEPQPQRLVDNFRVPQELNQRLVLSSVPRGPEGYSTGEVVAIIFGAVSGCLGLFLTVHFVAKRMRARRAQEQDVVFKASSRRTPSDDGTHP
- the APH1A gene encoding gamma-secretase subunit APH-1A → MGAAVFFGCAGIAFGPALALVLLTVAAEPLRVIVLVAGAFFWLVSLLLASLIWFVSVHLSDREDAKLQYGLLIFGAAVSVLLQEAFRFAYFKLLKKADEGLATISEDGRSPISLRQMAYVSGLSFGIISGVFSVINILADSIGPGIVGIHGDSPYYFITSAFLTMALVLLHTFWGVIFFDACEKRRYWCLGLVVASHLLTSGLTFLNPWYEASLVPIFIITLCTGLWAFFTAGGSFRNILKCLSCKQEDDSRVMMYSALQVPFED